In Pyrus communis chromosome 1, drPyrComm1.1, whole genome shotgun sequence, the following are encoded in one genomic region:
- the LOC137729612 gene encoding lysine histidine transporter-like 5 encodes MTDQHHSSAQAGNTTNENEAARRTQEQLDINNWLPITADRNAKWWYSAFHNITAVVGAGILGLPYALSGCGWGPGIAAIFLSWVITFYSFWQLIRLHEIVPGQRFDRYPELGQHCFGPKLGYWIIMPQQMTVQVASCIVYTVTGGKSLKKFFELVVPSIGHIRQTYFILFFIVLQLGLSQSPNFNSLKGISLLAALMSCGYAMIAFVTSTIMGVNNHAHVDHSLRSHTTPSQVFDMLGGLGTIAFAFAGHSVALEIQATIPSTPEKPSRIAMWRGVVVAYVIVIFFYLAVAISGFWAFGNTVEDDVLISLEKPAWLIAAANLMVFFHVIGSYQVFAMPVFDLIESVLVNNLRFKPGLLLRFIARSAYVLVAGFIAMCIPFFGGLLGLFGGLVFSSTSYYMPCVMWIVVHKPKRFSMHWWASWFSIVVGVLLALFSPIGGAREIIMQAKSYKMFS; translated from the exons GGAAACACTACGAATGAAAATGAAGCAGCTAGAAGGACCCAAGAGCAACTCGATATAAATAACTGGCTGCCCATCACTGCTGACAGGAATGCAAAATGGTGGTACTCAGCTTTCCACAATATCACGGCTGTTGTTGGTGCAGGAATACTGGGCTTACCATATGCATTATCAGGATGTGGCTG GGGCCCTGGAATTGCAGCCATTTTCTTGTCATGGGTGATCACTTTCTACTCATTCTGGCAACTGATTAGACTGCATGAAATAGTACCGGGGCAGCGTTTTGATCGATACCCGGAACTAGGGCAgcattgttttgggccaaaactAGGGTACTGGATTATTATGCCGCAGCAGATGACTGTGCAAGTGGCTTCATGCATTGTGTATACAGTCACTGGTGGCAAGTCATTGAAAAAATTCTTCGAACTCGTTGTTCCAAGCATAGGCCATATTAGACAAACATATTTCATCCTCTTCTTTATTGTTTTGCAATTAGGGCTCTCCCAATCtcccaatttcaattctctGAAAGGAATTTCTCTCCTCGCGGCACTCATGTCTTGCGG TTACGCGATGATAGCATTTGTGACATCGACAATCATGGGTGTAAATAACCACGCGCATGTTGATCATTCACTTCGATCTCATACGACACCAAGCCAAGTATTTGATATGTTGGGTGGATTAGGAACAATAGCATTTGCTTTTGCCGGACACAGCGTGGCTTTAGAGATTCAAGCCACAATCCCTTCAACTCCAGAGAAACCCTCAAGAATTGCAATGTGGAGAGGCGTCGTCGTGGCTTACGTCATCGTAATATTTTTCTATCTTGCAGTTGCAATCTCTGGCTTTTGGGCTTTTGGCAATACTGTAGAGGATGATGTTCTCATCTCACTAGAAAAACCTGCTTGGCTCATCGCAGCCGCTAACCTAATGGTGTTTTTCCATGTTATAGGAAGCTATCAG GTCTTTGCAATGCCTGTGTTTGATCTGATCGAGTCGGTTTTAGTAAATAATTTACGTTTCAAACCAGGATTGCTATTACGTTTCATTGCTCGCAGTGCGTACGTAC TCGTAGCAGGGTTCATTGCAATGTGCATTCCATTTTTTGGAGGATTGTTAGGACTATTTGGAGGTTTAGTGTTCTCCTCGACATCTTATTAC ATGCCTTGCGTTATGTGGATTGTCGTTCATAAACCAAAAAGATTTAGTATGCACTGGTGGGCCTCATGG TTTTCGATCGTGGTAGGCGTGCTGCTGGCTCTTTTTTCACCCATAGGAGGAGCGCGCGAAATTATTATGCAAGCCAAAAGTTACAAAATGTTTTCTTAG
- the LOC137727683 gene encoding uncharacterized protein, with protein sequence MKAERWEKSNRMVLMVMKMSITKTVKGGIPVCKKVKDFLEVVCEKFKVSENAEMGNLMTTLTSLKFDGKTSVREHILKLVDTAAKLKDLKKPLDDSFVVHMALSSLPESFKQLKISYNTQKEKWIHDEMIFICVQEDNRLSKTKFGL encoded by the coding sequence ATGAAGGCTGAAAGGTGGGAGAAATCCAACAGGATGGTTCTTATGGTGATGAAGATGTCAATCACCAAGACAGTTAAAGGTGGGATCCCAGTGTGCAAGAAGGTGAAAGACTTCCTGGAGGTTGTGTGTGAAAAGTTTAAGGTTTCTGAGAATGCTGAAATGGGCAACTTGATGACCACTCTGACATCACTCAAGTTCGATGGGAAAACCAGTGTTCGTGAGCACATTTTGAAGTTAGTAGACACTGCAGCCAAGCTGAAAGATCTCAAGAAGCCACTTGATGATTCTTTTGTTGTCCATATGGCACTCTCATCACTACCTGAATCATTTAAACAACTTAAGATATCATACAACACACAAAAGGAGAAGTGGATCCATGACGAGATGATCTTCATTTGTGTGCAAGAGGACAATAGGCTGAGCAAGACCAAATTTGGACTgtga